In Chrysemys picta bellii isolate R12L10 chromosome 3, ASM1138683v2, whole genome shotgun sequence, a single genomic region encodes these proteins:
- the LOC135982471 gene encoding myb/SANT-like DNA-binding domain-containing protein 2, giving the protein MESQDRKRAPAWTEREVRDLLAIWGDEAVIVELRSSKRNGKVLEKISKAMKDRGHNRDTQQCRVKIKELRQAYHKTREANGRSGAEPQTCRYYAELHAILGGAATITPTVCYDSLTGETHREDGSGNEEDEDGGTVGSSQQQGSGETGFPNSQDMFVTLDLEPVTPELTQDPQGTQETSAANVSPSQRLVNIRKRKRRTRDDMFTELLMSSHADRAQQNAWRQSMSEMRKAQYE; this is encoded by the exons atggagtcccaggatcgcaaaagagctccagcatggaccgaacgggaggtacgagatctgctcgccatatggggagatgaagcagtgatagttgaactccgtagcagtaaaagaaatggaaaagtattagaaaagatctccaaggccatgaaggaccgaggccataacagggacacacagcagtgccgcgtgaaaattaaggagctacggcaagcttaccacaaaaccagagaagcaaacggaaggtccggggcagagccgcaaacttgccgctactacgcggagctgcatgcgatcctagggggtgcagccaccattaccccaaccgtgtgctatgactctctcactggagaaacacacagggaagacggttcggggaacgaggaagatgaggatggaggtactgtaggtagctcacagcagcaaggaagcggagaaaccggtttccccaacagccaggatatgtttgtgaccctggacctggaaccagtaacccccgaactcacccaagaccctcagggcacacaggagacctctg ctgcaaatgtttctccttcgcagaggctcgtgaacattagaaagagaaaacgtaggacgagggacgatatgttcacagaGCTGctgatgtcctcccacgctgatagagcacagcagaatgcgtggaggcagtcaatgtcggagatgagaaaagcccaatatgaatga